One segment of Acidianus sp. HS-5 DNA contains the following:
- a CDS encoding PaREP1 family protein, with translation MVQELQFDPIAYKRTRLQEAKYEAEIARKFLEQNLIRNAAGKAFQAWKALVAALAVDRRSDLEKLYPGYVKIKGNKTVKKVDWIILIMPTTLLKEVAMVINDEINNFTNMALLLHQYQYNGPDKEGIASFYRSDEMAKQDILRLLREIDKLTSM, from the coding sequence ATGGTTCAAGAATTACAATTTGACCCTATAGCTTATAAGAGGACGAGGCTTCAAGAGGCTAAGTACGAAGCTGAAATTGCTAGGAAATTCCTTGAGCAAAACCTCATAAGGAACGCCGCAGGTAAGGCTTTTCAAGCATGGAAAGCTTTAGTTGCTGCTTTAGCTGTAGATAGGAGGAGTGATCTTGAGAAGCTTTACCCAGGCTATGTTAAAATAAAGGGAAATAAAACTGTTAAAAAAGTCGATTGGATTATCCTTATCATGCCTACCACTCTATTGAAGGAAGTAGCGATGGTAATAAATGACGAGATAAATAATTTTACTAACATGGCGCTTTTACTCCACCAATATCAGTATAATGGCCCAGATAAGGAAGGAATTGCAAGCTTTTATAGAAGCGACGAAATGGCAAAGCAGGACATTTTGCGACTTTTGAGGGAAATAGATAAGCTCACGTCAATGTAA
- a CDS encoding DUF973 family protein, translating into MIIQKTKKSKKGLSGAITALILVIASVIIALVVVFFAFGYLGAFSSTPTVTEAGYAIICSSGIKATLVSSGSVSIIGVEYGSISCSTSIPLTAGTNTVNLPKPSDLTPVPGETYQLTLVLSDGGTVSITATYS; encoded by the coding sequence ATGATAATACAGAAGACGAAAAAGAGTAAAAAAGGTCTCTCAGGGGCAATAACTGCGCTTATCTTGGTAATTGCGTCAGTCATCATAGCATTAGTAGTAGTGTTCTTCGCATTCGGATATCTAGGAGCGTTCTCGTCAACACCGACAGTTACTGAGGCAGGATATGCAATAATATGCAGTAGCGGTATTAAGGCTACATTAGTTTCTTCCGGTTCTGTTAGCATTATTGGAGTAGAATATGGATCAATTTCATGTTCTACATCTATACCATTGACAGCGGGTACTAACACCGTTAATTTACCTAAACCCAGTGATCTAACTCCGGTCCCAGGAGAGACATACCAGTTAACATTAGTCCTAAGTGACGGCGGTACAGTATCAATAACTGCAACATACTCATAA
- a CDS encoding MFS transporter, with protein sequence MSDKVNYEVLDNTRVKSFHKRLTVLAALGPFTDAFNEFGASVSLLAVSILFHLSAVMTAIVVAGYWVGVAGGAIVGGLLSDKYGRKQLFIYDTLGMAIFALLSAMSFNGISFFIFRFFLGAFIGIDYAAAVPLVSEYAPAATRGRLLSMEKVFFMLGTIATVGIGLGLTAVVGVLTAWRIDFLIASVPPIILLALRRKMPESLRWAVEVGNKKKAEEAVNRLEKCGLKPEVNFTAIQEDKPSFKQNLKEFFSRPYARQVAYIFWIGAAYALTVNLVSVYSSKVLSDLGASSFESLLGTLSIDILGTFGVLITVFAADRLGRKVLGTLGFGLSAIPLAVLYVAYVMGMLTIPLVIAMFSLFFLINVGFVGTLQYVPAGEVFPTKLRGLSVGWEKLFEFGLALPALSLYAFLGVANSLVYDIIVAVIAAVIYYFLSLETKQMPLEEIQKRYTGNGEGLPSYAVKDITNSSDKNTEV encoded by the coding sequence ATGAGCGATAAGGTAAATTATGAAGTTTTAGACAATACAAGAGTTAAGTCCTTCCATAAGAGGCTTACAGTATTAGCTGCTCTAGGTCCTTTTACAGATGCGTTTAACGAATTTGGCGCATCAGTTTCACTATTAGCGGTTTCAATTCTATTTCATTTGAGCGCTGTAATGACAGCAATAGTTGTAGCAGGCTATTGGGTAGGCGTTGCAGGAGGCGCTATAGTTGGAGGTCTACTTTCAGATAAATATGGTAGGAAACAATTATTCATCTATGATACACTCGGTATGGCAATATTTGCTTTACTTAGCGCAATGTCATTTAACGGGATATCGTTCTTTATATTCAGATTCTTTTTAGGAGCTTTTATAGGAATAGATTACGCTGCAGCAGTTCCTTTAGTTTCAGAATACGCACCTGCAGCAACAAGAGGAAGACTGTTATCAATGGAAAAAGTATTCTTCATGCTGGGGACAATAGCTACAGTTGGCATAGGGTTAGGATTAACTGCCGTCGTAGGAGTTTTAACAGCATGGAGAATTGATTTTCTAATTGCCTCAGTACCGCCAATAATCCTTTTAGCGCTGAGGAGGAAAATGCCGGAAAGCTTAAGATGGGCAGTTGAAGTAGGTAACAAAAAGAAGGCGGAGGAAGCGGTAAATAGGCTAGAGAAATGCGGATTAAAACCTGAGGTCAACTTTACTGCCATTCAGGAAGATAAGCCTTCATTCAAACAGAACTTGAAAGAATTCTTTAGCAGGCCATATGCCAGGCAAGTGGCATACATTTTCTGGATAGGAGCTGCATACGCACTAACTGTAAATTTAGTTTCAGTGTATTCAAGTAAGGTACTCTCTGACTTAGGAGCCTCATCCTTTGAATCGTTATTGGGCACATTGAGCATTGATATATTGGGGACTTTCGGTGTTTTGATAACAGTATTTGCGGCAGATAGGCTTGGGAGAAAGGTATTAGGTACATTAGGCTTCGGTCTTTCAGCAATTCCCTTAGCAGTACTTTATGTAGCTTATGTGATGGGAATGCTTACAATTCCTTTAGTTATAGCGATGTTCTCGTTGTTCTTCCTTATAAACGTAGGATTCGTAGGGACTTTACAGTACGTTCCGGCTGGAGAAGTGTTCCCAACTAAATTAAGAGGGTTATCAGTAGGTTGGGAGAAATTATTCGAATTCGGCTTAGCTCTACCTGCATTATCACTGTATGCATTCTTGGGAGTTGCTAATTCCTTAGTTTACGATATCATAGTAGCAGTAATTGCGGCAGTAATATATTACTTCCTATCACTAGAAACAAAACAAATGCCATTAGAAGAAATTCAAAAGAGATATACAGGAAACGGAGAAGGATTACCAAGTTATGCAGTGAAAGATATAACAAATAGCTCAGATAAAAATACAGAAGTATAA
- a CDS encoding FAD-dependent oxidoreductase, whose product MSKISLTPMNVLILGSGYAGLTVAHRIRDYTRSVNVTIISRSAIVRENTIFPLLLTDEVKVEDTEFNAKEAMEKKGVNFVEAEVETVEDGEVKTSKGTFDYDYLFIALGGAYEENFEKIKGHEHAFMHHTLEGFLGLKKAVNEAEEGVKVFVGNARNSPIEGPSYQVALITEYLLRNKKGEVYLATQSPRGVFGPIPDPRISEIANKYFEKRRGIHLIKGKYVEEIRKDKVILNDGQEIEADIKSVLPTLSAPKTVKEFADESGFIPVSFPTFSYNERIFALGDSAKGMVGPKTARAAMVSAENSAYAFLREIGISVDKPYYSQGVLCIMESGDDGGIVRFDKNSRETKSYVLFGKQYVTIKKIYSRLLVNNAFDVPYHASLPV is encoded by the coding sequence ATGTCCAAAATATCATTAACACCCATGAACGTGCTTATTCTAGGTTCTGGATATGCTGGTTTAACTGTTGCTCATAGGATAAGGGATTACACACGCTCAGTTAACGTTACGATAATCTCGAGGTCTGCAATAGTTAGAGAAAACACAATCTTCCCTCTTCTCCTGACAGACGAAGTGAAGGTTGAGGATACCGAATTTAACGCAAAAGAGGCTATGGAAAAGAAGGGGGTTAACTTCGTTGAGGCTGAAGTTGAGACAGTTGAAGACGGAGAAGTAAAGACTTCAAAAGGTACTTTCGATTACGATTATCTATTTATTGCTTTGGGAGGAGCATATGAGGAGAACTTTGAGAAGATAAAAGGTCATGAACATGCATTTATGCACCATACTCTTGAAGGTTTTCTAGGTCTTAAGAAGGCAGTTAATGAAGCTGAGGAAGGTGTAAAAGTATTCGTAGGCAATGCTAGGAATAGCCCTATTGAGGGACCTTCTTATCAAGTTGCTTTAATTACTGAATACTTACTAAGGAATAAAAAAGGTGAAGTTTATTTAGCGACTCAAAGCCCTAGAGGTGTATTTGGTCCTATTCCAGATCCTAGAATTTCTGAAATAGCAAATAAGTATTTTGAAAAGAGGAGGGGAATCCATTTAATTAAGGGTAAATACGTTGAGGAAATAAGGAAAGATAAAGTAATATTAAACGATGGACAAGAAATAGAGGCTGATATAAAATCAGTTTTGCCAACTCTTTCTGCACCTAAGACAGTTAAGGAGTTCGCTGACGAATCAGGATTTATTCCAGTCTCTTTCCCTACGTTCTCCTACAACGAAAGGATATTTGCGTTAGGTGACTCAGCAAAGGGAATGGTAGGACCTAAAACGGCTAGGGCAGCAATGGTCTCTGCTGAGAATTCTGCTTACGCCTTTCTAAGGGAGATAGGAATAAGCGTTGATAAGCCTTATTATTCTCAAGGAGTTCTGTGCATAATGGAAAGTGGAGATGACGGAGGCATCGTTAGGTTTGATAAGAATTCTAGAGAGACGAAGTCTTATGTCCTCTTTGGTAAACAATACGTTACAATTAAGAAGATATACAGCAGGCTATTAGTAAATAATGCCTTTGACGTTCCTTATCACGCGTCATTGCCTGTCTAA
- a CDS encoding MFS transporter has product MDFSEIDFSKWTKAHWSLFSSLAVGFFMWGVIASIAPLFYPCVHQVWFLIVPIIAQLAGDLLISRLSDIKLGRKGTFFLTMGLYGSGALIIFGVSQAVLSKVISTSSPFFLPLVVLGIILSYLGIEGEVPTALSYAGETMPLSLRETMLVFLPNFDNIGAAVAAAVSFLTYYLSSSYIVELRTLGILAVVMVGFAVFMRYLTPESVRWLVKAGKKSVAEMEVRKYFSPSKPVKERKEVKEVPLSFRYAFLSIIGVSQYLTYGLMAYVIADYYFSGITVDEIILVANLGASVAGIIASFLIKYARTRKFAVFSFLGGTVTMIPILLLIARILPFTLSLFYALLLFNMAFSELGWATRTIFEPLLMPIKSRAFYVGLVRVAPMLAYAGSIYLTAGFSSTQFTLYNLALWGLGLGGSLAWYYKGYDTNLVPIEETAGDVSIKQ; this is encoded by the coding sequence ATGGACTTTTCGGAAATTGATTTTTCTAAATGGACTAAGGCGCATTGGTCGCTCTTCTCTTCCTTAGCTGTAGGATTTTTCATGTGGGGAGTTATTGCGTCTATAGCACCTCTATTTTACCCTTGCGTTCACCAAGTCTGGTTTTTAATAGTACCGATAATTGCTCAGCTAGCGGGAGATTTGTTGATTTCAAGGCTTTCGGATATAAAGCTAGGTAGGAAGGGGACTTTCTTCTTGACTATGGGGCTCTACGGTAGCGGTGCGTTAATCATTTTCGGAGTATCACAAGCAGTTCTTTCTAAGGTAATTTCCACTTCTTCTCCCTTCTTCTTACCTCTAGTAGTCCTTGGAATCATACTTAGTTACTTAGGAATTGAGGGAGAAGTTCCTACTGCCCTCTCTTACGCTGGGGAAACAATGCCACTTTCCTTGAGGGAGACAATGCTAGTCTTTCTACCTAACTTCGACAATATAGGTGCTGCAGTAGCTGCTGCTGTATCCTTCCTGACGTACTACCTTTCTTCGTCTTATATTGTAGAGTTGAGGACTCTTGGGATTTTAGCAGTGGTAATGGTTGGGTTTGCAGTCTTCATGAGGTATTTAACTCCTGAGAGCGTTAGGTGGTTAGTTAAGGCAGGGAAGAAGAGTGTTGCTGAGATGGAAGTTAGAAAGTACTTTTCTCCATCAAAGCCGGTTAAGGAAAGGAAGGAAGTTAAGGAGGTTCCCCTCTCTTTTAGATATGCTTTCCTTTCAATTATTGGGGTCTCACAGTACTTAACTTACGGTTTAATGGCTTATGTAATTGCTGATTATTACTTCTCTGGGATTACTGTTGATGAGATTATACTTGTAGCGAACTTGGGTGCTTCTGTAGCAGGTATAATAGCCTCTTTCCTGATTAAATATGCTAGAACTAGGAAGTTTGCAGTGTTCTCCTTCCTTGGCGGTACAGTTACGATGATCCCTATATTGTTGCTCATAGCAAGAATTCTTCCTTTTACCCTCAGTCTGTTTTACGCTTTACTTCTGTTTAACATGGCTTTCAGTGAGTTAGGTTGGGCTACTAGAACTATCTTTGAGCCTTTACTTATGCCTATAAAGTCCAGAGCTTTTTACGTAGGACTGGTGAGGGTAGCGCCTATGTTAGCTTATGCTGGGTCGATTTACTTGACTGCAGGGTTCTCATCAACTCAGTTTACGCTCTATAACTTGGCTCTCTGGGGTCTCGGATTAGGAGGTAGCTTAGCCTGGTATTATAAGGGTTACGATACTAACCTAGTACCTATAGAGGAGACTGCTGGGGACGTAAGTATAAAACAGTGA
- a CDS encoding SDR family oxidoreductase yields MVSGKTVVITGGTKGIGRAIAEKFFSTGNKVIVLYNSSDKEAEKMKERGFYVLKCDVSKRDQVIDAAKNVSEIAKNVDILVNNAGIWYLMSFEEFDDEKYRRMLEINLNGTIYVTHAFLPLMKEKGGVIINMASNAGLGTSAWGNTFYSITKSGIIILTRRLAYELGKYNIRVNALAPGWVETDMTIGGKTEEEIEKLRQWFRERTMLHTTGKPEDIANIVYFLAGDEARYITGQVIVADGGRIDYLTHGT; encoded by the coding sequence ATGGTCTCTGGAAAAACTGTTGTAATAACTGGAGGAACTAAAGGGATAGGAAGAGCAATAGCAGAGAAGTTCTTCTCAACAGGAAATAAGGTAATAGTACTTTACAACTCTTCTGATAAAGAAGCTGAGAAAATGAAGGAAAGGGGATTTTACGTACTTAAATGTGACGTCTCTAAGAGGGATCAAGTTATAGATGCAGCTAAGAACGTCTCTGAAATTGCAAAGAACGTGGATATCCTTGTGAACAATGCAGGGATTTGGTACTTAATGTCCTTTGAGGAGTTTGACGATGAAAAGTATAGGAGAATGTTAGAAATTAATTTGAACGGCACTATTTACGTTACTCATGCTTTCCTACCTTTAATGAAGGAAAAAGGAGGAGTAATAATAAACATGGCGTCTAACGCAGGTTTGGGGACTTCTGCTTGGGGTAATACGTTCTATTCAATAACTAAATCTGGAATAATAATCTTAACTAGGAGGTTGGCCTACGAGCTTGGTAAATATAATATAAGAGTTAATGCACTAGCTCCAGGATGGGTAGAGACTGACATGACTATAGGAGGAAAAACAGAGGAAGAAATAGAAAAACTTAGACAATGGTTTAGAGAGAGAACAATGCTACACACTACCGGAAAGCCAGAGGATATAGCAAATATTGTGTACTTCCTTGCAGGTGATGAAGCTAGGTATATCACGGGTCAAGTAATTGTTGCCGATGGAGGAAGAATAGATTACTTAACTCACGGCACTTAA
- a CDS encoding HAD-IIB family hydrolase codes for MIVFSDYDRTLAMQEDGFRIRDEVADRVNDFVKKGGKFFVVTGREKKYTGGIRRKTIYELSGRLSPSGWVLENGGIVLINNKKEIVLADKDWINRMEEISVKLDKVKIEYTKGETIIFVDNSYDKKDLLEKIVGKEGKIEWNTKDAMILSPKIDKGVGIDEVLNVLGKDISIGIGDAQNDIPLFKKVNIKVAVSNALPCIKEMANIVLKNPAGYGLMELLDLIEGNKIEEYSKGMY; via the coding sequence ATGATCGTGTTTTCCGACTATGATAGAACACTTGCAATGCAAGAGGATGGATTTAGAATAAGGGACGAGGTTGCTGATAGAGTAAACGATTTCGTTAAAAAAGGAGGTAAGTTTTTTGTAGTTACAGGGAGAGAAAAGAAGTACACTGGAGGAATAAGGAGGAAGACCATCTACGAGCTTTCAGGAAGACTGTCTCCAAGTGGGTGGGTTTTGGAAAATGGTGGAATTGTATTAATAAATAACAAAAAAGAAATTGTCTTAGCCGATAAAGATTGGATTAACCGCATGGAGGAAATTTCAGTCAAGCTAGATAAAGTTAAGATAGAATATACTAAAGGAGAGACAATAATTTTTGTTGATAATAGCTATGATAAGAAAGACTTACTTGAGAAGATCGTTGGTAAAGAAGGAAAAATAGAATGGAATACTAAGGATGCTATGATCCTTTCGCCAAAAATTGATAAAGGAGTAGGAATTGATGAAGTGCTCAATGTTTTAGGTAAGGATATAAGCATTGGCATTGGAGATGCCCAAAACGATATACCTCTGTTTAAGAAAGTGAATATTAAGGTAGCTGTTAGTAATGCGCTCCCTTGCATAAAGGAAATGGCGAATATAGTACTTAAGAATCCTGCAGGGTATGGATTAATGGAATTGCTCGATTTAATTGAAGGTAATAAAATAGAAGAATACAGTAAAGGAATGTATTAG
- a CDS encoding glycosyltransferase family A protein codes for MKSAVILTVYKRYNYIAQALNSLLRQIILPDQVIVVTDNADMLRREAPLIAKIGNLSIIEANYPQIGKKISYAIDNLDDVDIVFFLEDDDMFKEDKVEYVKRVFEKENDIVMLHNSQEYIGINGEKTENFYAKLLKERQPHSDVIITSKNVGSIYMHYPYFHHNLSSMSIRKDILVKYEPFISGIDITPDMALLFISLLEGNVLHTSRKLTYFRVGSGISSYGKITDYNKFLENEHKILCSNRRMLEDFRKMLKLVANCDNCRTIAEIEILAKEVYLYLMCGYFNYCNGDKIPPYSSLVFKCIKYFLKREMSSSDFIVRLGMISLPLILGKRRGAEFYVKKKFKRYSESK; via the coding sequence ATGAAGTCTGCTGTGATACTGACAGTTTATAAGCGCTATAATTATATTGCTCAAGCGCTAAACTCCCTACTAAGGCAGATAATATTGCCCGATCAAGTGATTGTCGTAACTGATAATGCTGATATGTTAAGGCGAGAGGCACCTTTAATTGCTAAAATTGGTAATCTTAGTATAATTGAAGCAAATTATCCGCAAATAGGGAAGAAGATATCTTATGCTATAGATAATTTAGATGATGTCGACATTGTGTTCTTTCTAGAAGACGATGATATGTTCAAGGAGGATAAGGTTGAGTACGTGAAAAGGGTTTTTGAGAAGGAGAACGACATAGTAATGCTACATAATAGTCAAGAGTATATCGGTATTAACGGGGAAAAGACGGAAAATTTCTATGCAAAATTACTTAAGGAGCGACAACCTCATAGTGACGTAATTATAACCTCAAAGAATGTCGGCTCTATATATATGCACTACCCTTATTTTCACCATAATCTTTCTTCCATGAGTATAAGGAAGGACATTTTGGTAAAGTATGAGCCATTTATCTCAGGTATTGATATTACCCCAGACATGGCTCTACTCTTTATCTCTTTATTAGAGGGGAACGTATTGCATACATCAAGGAAATTGACGTATTTTAGAGTAGGGTCTGGGATCAGCAGTTACGGTAAAATTACAGATTATAATAAATTTCTTGAGAACGAACATAAAATATTATGCAGCAACCGTAGAATGCTGGAGGACTTTAGGAAAATGCTTAAACTTGTGGCTAACTGTGACAATTGTAGGACTATAGCAGAGATTGAAATTTTGGCTAAGGAAGTATATCTTTATTTAATGTGTGGATATTTTAATTATTGTAACGGAGATAAAATTCCCCCATATTCCTCGTTAGTCTTTAAGTGTATTAAATACTTTCTTAAGAGAGAAATGTCATCATCCGACTTTATAGTACGCTTAGGTATGATAAGCTTACCATTAATACTTGGTAAAAGGAGAGGAGCAGAGTTTTATGTAAAGAAGAAATTTAAGCGCTATTCAGAAAGCAAATAA
- a CDS encoding ATP-binding protein has protein sequence MSLISQMNFQNPWWVSKDKIFEDEHVKRALSSNPRFIMQPLNESLLIIGPRQVGKTTFMKTTIMSLLEKEEPTKIFFFSCDSLKDKEELISLVSQYRSFINPERGFIFLDEITFVKDWNVGLLHLFNAGYFKNSIVYVSGSSSASLLRETLPGRPIKKVVYYPLNFRVFFSTFFTRIKASTVKLFNVKGVYEASLKLLPYLSELNRALLAYVRKGGFLATNYASGDPIFLYEVYKDAVLSDLAKLGKDEVLFKEVLGKIVESYGSRISENTISKETSIGSHNTVASYLDLAEKLFLLRIFRKIEGGKVNIKSFKKVYFIDPFIFRVIKRYTKGEDITDNDIPHVIEGIVGEHLAREYEGVGYTFFKGGKEVDFIVDDVGVEVKFGKGDFRDLRMQKGYILTLDDLGIEGEKAKIPISIFLYLISSEKVFY, from the coding sequence ATGTCCTTAATTTCACAAATGAACTTCCAGAACCCTTGGTGGGTGAGTAAGGATAAAATATTTGAAGATGAACACGTAAAGAGGGCTTTATCTTCAAACCCTAGGTTCATAATGCAACCATTAAATGAAAGTCTCCTTATAATTGGACCTAGGCAAGTAGGAAAGACGACCTTCATGAAGACTACTATAATGAGCCTACTAGAGAAGGAAGAGCCTACTAAAATTTTCTTCTTTTCCTGCGATTCCCTCAAGGATAAAGAGGAATTAATATCTCTAGTTTCGCAGTACAGATCCTTTATTAATCCTGAAAGAGGTTTTATTTTCCTTGACGAAATAACTTTCGTAAAAGACTGGAACGTTGGTCTCCTTCACCTTTTTAACGCAGGATATTTTAAAAACTCCATAGTTTACGTAAGTGGTTCCAGTTCAGCGTCTTTATTGAGGGAAACTTTACCTGGAAGACCAATAAAAAAGGTAGTATATTATCCTTTAAACTTCAGAGTATTCTTTAGCACGTTCTTTACGAGAATTAAGGCATCTACAGTAAAATTGTTCAACGTGAAAGGAGTATACGAAGCTTCTTTAAAGCTGCTTCCATATCTGTCAGAACTAAATAGAGCTTTATTAGCCTACGTCAGGAAAGGAGGTTTTTTGGCAACTAATTATGCAAGCGGAGACCCAATTTTCCTTTATGAAGTTTACAAGGACGCTGTGCTCAGCGATTTAGCAAAACTAGGTAAGGATGAAGTATTATTTAAAGAGGTACTGGGAAAAATAGTAGAATCCTACGGTTCAAGAATCTCAGAGAATACTATATCCAAAGAAACTTCAATAGGTTCCCATAATACAGTAGCGTCTTACCTAGACCTTGCAGAGAAGCTCTTTCTCCTTAGAATATTCAGGAAAATTGAAGGAGGAAAAGTAAACATTAAGTCGTTCAAGAAGGTTTACTTCATAGATCCTTTCATTTTTAGAGTAATAAAGAGGTATACAAAGGGAGAAGATATTACAGACAACGACATCCCCCATGTAATAGAAGGAATAGTTGGAGAGCATTTAGCAAGAGAATATGAAGGTGTAGGCTATACATTCTTTAAAGGAGGAAAAGAAGTGGACTTTATAGTTGACGACGTAGGAGTTGAGGTCAAATTCGGCAAAGGAGACTTCCGAGATTTAAGAATGCAGAAGGGATATATCTTAACTCTAGACGACCTGGGAATTGAAGGGGAAAAGGCTAAAATCCCTATTTCAATTTTCCTCTATTTAATTTCCTCTGAAAAGGTTTTTTATTAG
- a CDS encoding MFS transporter, whose translation MLSKKQLALISVGTSLSFWDIFNVPYIINASASQIGAVPSTLLLSAEMLGYFTGGSINGFISSKYGRKIGIILSMLVIFFGSLLGFLSTNYLELTIAEFIIGFGIEGEVATVPSYVSEMTITNFRGRAVGLTTLGGFLMSLLVGPIALVVGDNWRLLFLPSLVISAFALTFRISLPESKMWEEKKGEKMVWDNTVLLFIAVWFTSYFAGYSLFSSPLFSLLSSKGFSDATLYYTYILYGDPLGVTIASVLNDRFERKFSSSFSNIASGVAIVAMPILGGVFLLIAGFIVMFFQGFKFPTMYSYTAENLGTKIRSLGYGIADGVGHLGGAIGPIIFAMSYSYSAEYAFLLVGVISAVSGVLLLKGLRTKGKALEELKG comes from the coding sequence ATGCTCTCTAAAAAGCAGTTAGCCCTAATCTCCGTGGGCACTTCCCTTTCATTTTGGGACATATTTAACGTGCCTTACATAATAAACGCTTCAGCCTCACAAATAGGTGCAGTACCTTCAACTCTCCTACTCTCAGCAGAAATGTTAGGCTACTTTACAGGAGGATCAATAAACGGCTTCATCTCAAGCAAGTACGGGAGGAAAATAGGGATAATTCTTTCAATGTTAGTTATCTTCTTTGGGTCGCTCTTGGGCTTCCTCTCCACGAATTACCTTGAATTGACAATAGCTGAGTTCATCATAGGCTTCGGGATAGAGGGAGAAGTAGCAACAGTACCGTCTTATGTATCAGAAATGACTATCACAAACTTTAGGGGGAGGGCAGTAGGGCTGACAACTCTAGGCGGGTTCCTCATGAGCCTCTTAGTAGGACCTATTGCTCTAGTGGTTGGAGATAACTGGAGGTTACTCTTCCTACCTTCACTGGTAATATCCGCCTTTGCCCTCACCTTCAGGATTTCGTTACCGGAATCAAAAATGTGGGAAGAAAAGAAGGGAGAGAAAATGGTGTGGGACAACACAGTCCTCCTCTTCATTGCCGTGTGGTTTACGAGTTATTTTGCGGGGTATTCACTCTTCAGCAGTCCATTATTTTCCCTACTTTCCTCAAAGGGCTTCTCTGACGCCACTCTCTACTACACTTACATACTTTACGGCGACCCATTGGGGGTAACTATAGCTTCAGTCCTAAATGATAGGTTTGAGAGGAAGTTCTCCTCTTCCTTTTCAAACATAGCCAGCGGTGTAGCAATAGTGGCGATGCCCATACTAGGAGGAGTCTTCCTTCTCATCGCGGGGTTCATTGTGATGTTCTTCCAAGGTTTCAAATTCCCGACAATGTATTCTTACACTGCAGAGAATCTGGGGACGAAAATTAGATCACTTGGCTACGGTATTGCTGACGGGGTAGGACACTTAGGAGGTGCAATAGGGCCTATAATATTTGCTATGAGTTACAGCTACAGTGCAGAGTACGCATTCCTACTGGTGGGAGTAATATCTGCAGTGTCTGGAGTACTCCTGCTTAAGGGATTGAGAACAAAGGGTAAGGCACTTGAAGAGCTTAAAGGCTAA
- a CDS encoding ADP-ribose-binding protein yields MQIYLTKGDITEIEADAIVNAANSYLEHGGGVAYAIIKKGGWKIQEESREFVRKHGPLKTGEVAATSAGKLKAKYVIHAVGPRYGIEGEDKLEEAIRNSLKKAEELGIKSIAMPAISTGIYGYPYEVCARKMVKVLKQGWKLDKVIVCLYTDDAYNAFRRIFREEGVDYIGES; encoded by the coding sequence ATGCAGATTTACCTTACTAAAGGTGACATAACTGAAATTGAAGCAGATGCAATAGTTAATGCGGCAAATTCTTACCTTGAGCACGGAGGAGGAGTCGCTTACGCAATAATTAAGAAAGGAGGTTGGAAAATACAAGAGGAGAGTAGGGAATTTGTAAGGAAGCACGGGCCTTTAAAGACTGGAGAAGTTGCTGCTACCTCTGCTGGTAAACTTAAGGCAAAGTACGTAATCCATGCAGTTGGCCCTAGGTACGGTATAGAAGGGGAGGATAAACTTGAGGAGGCAATAAGGAATTCATTAAAGAAAGCTGAGGAGTTAGGAATTAAGAGTATTGCAATGCCAGCGATTTCTACCGGAATTTACGGCTACCCTTATGAGGTCTGTGCTAGGAAAATGGTTAAAGTGCTGAAGCAAGGCTGGAAGTTAGATAAGGTAATTGTTTGCCTTTATACAGACGATGCTTACAACGCCTTTAGGAGGATATTTAGGGAAGAAGGAGTTGATTATATTGGCGAAAGCTAG